One genomic region from Silvibacterium dinghuense encodes:
- the alaS gene encoding alanine--tRNA ligase, which produces MQYRSGSDIRETFLRFFETKGHRRVHSSSLVPANDPTLLFTNAGMNQFKDVFLGVEHRDYNRATTSQKCVRAGGKHNDLENVGFTRRHHTFFEMLGNFSFGDYFKKDAIAYAWELVTSPEWFGIPKDRLYVTIFKGENGVPRDEEAYKLWLETGVPAERIFEMGAKDNFWQMGDTGPCGPCSEIFYDMGIEAAETPGVNKPFGEDDARYVEIWNLVFMQFDRSANGELALLPKPSIDTGAGLERMASVMQGVLSNFETDLFTPLIKRAAELTAEATDDRQKASLRIIADHARAATFLISDGVLPANEGRGYVLRKILRRGIRHGRLLGQDKPFMREMVYAVRDEMAGAYPELNESADRVAKVVEAEERQFARVLEIGARQLDQLLAKSKDTYARLLEAKQAEKNLASMPNEALAELSSWFGRPISEEDWGDIAPQANPSVPGDKAFHLYETFGLPLDFMTDAAHDAGIHFDLDGFEAARAEEQARARASWKGGAKQSASPVYRELAKTDFEGYKTLRVDGAEVLAIVKDGVGVPVAAAGDAVEIVLNNTSFYADSGGQVGDRGWLYSDDHNAVIADVSGCTKPVQGVFAHKAVLRAPLAVGAKVDTVVDADFRYATQRNHTATHLLHAALREVLGKHVKQAGSLNDPTRLRFDFSHFAPIADEELADVESLINKEVLGNTKVDTIVDVPIDVAVNEYHAMALFGEKYGERVRVVKIGDFSTELCGGTHTGATGEIGVVKLIGEGSVSSGVRRVEAVTGLGALDEFRRGFAVAQLASQFAPSAELTPAESLRVRLASQEDELKKLRRELDEARMKSAASSLSNATDSAVEVKGIKVLSQRVDALDRGQMRTLVDNLRNKLGSGVVVLGSADGEGKVAIIVGVTKDLTAKVQAGKVVGQVAKLVGGSGGGRPDMAEAGGKDASQLDAALASAVKVVGELLG; this is translated from the coding sequence ATGCAATACCGCTCCGGTTCCGATATTCGCGAGACCTTTCTGCGCTTTTTTGAGACGAAGGGGCACCGCCGTGTGCACTCGTCTTCGCTTGTGCCTGCCAACGACCCGACGCTGCTGTTCACCAATGCGGGCATGAACCAGTTCAAGGACGTCTTCCTGGGCGTGGAGCACCGCGATTACAACCGGGCGACGACCTCGCAGAAGTGCGTGCGCGCGGGCGGCAAGCATAACGACCTCGAGAACGTGGGCTTCACGCGCCGTCATCACACCTTCTTCGAGATGCTGGGCAACTTCAGCTTCGGCGACTACTTCAAGAAGGATGCGATCGCCTACGCGTGGGAGCTGGTGACCTCGCCCGAGTGGTTCGGGATTCCGAAGGACCGGCTCTACGTCACCATCTTCAAGGGCGAGAACGGCGTGCCTCGGGACGAAGAGGCCTACAAGCTGTGGCTCGAGACGGGCGTGCCGGCCGAGCGCATTTTCGAGATGGGCGCCAAGGATAACTTCTGGCAGATGGGCGACACGGGGCCGTGCGGGCCGTGCTCGGAGATCTTCTACGACATGGGCATCGAGGCGGCGGAGACGCCGGGTGTCAACAAGCCGTTCGGCGAAGACGACGCGCGCTATGTCGAGATCTGGAACCTGGTGTTCATGCAGTTCGACCGCAGCGCCAATGGCGAGCTGGCGCTGCTACCCAAGCCTTCGATTGACACTGGCGCGGGTCTCGAGCGCATGGCTTCAGTGATGCAGGGCGTGCTGTCGAACTTCGAGACGGATCTGTTTACGCCGCTGATCAAGCGGGCTGCGGAGCTGACGGCGGAAGCAACGGACGATCGCCAGAAGGCTTCATTGCGCATCATTGCGGACCACGCGCGTGCGGCGACCTTCCTTATCTCCGATGGCGTGCTGCCTGCGAATGAAGGACGCGGCTACGTGCTGCGCAAGATTCTTCGTCGCGGCATTCGTCATGGACGCCTGCTCGGTCAGGACAAGCCTTTCATGCGCGAGATGGTTTACGCGGTGCGCGATGAGATGGCCGGAGCGTATCCCGAGCTGAACGAGAGTGCGGACCGCGTGGCCAAGGTGGTCGAGGCTGAGGAGCGGCAGTTTGCGCGTGTGCTGGAAATTGGCGCTCGACAGTTGGATCAGCTTCTAGCTAAGAGCAAAGATACGTATGCTCGCTTGCTGGAGGCAAAGCAAGCAGAGAAGAATCTAGCGAGCATGCCGAATGAAGCACTCGCTGAGCTCAGCTCTTGGTTTGGTCGTCCGATCAGCGAAGAGGATTGGGGGGATATTGCTCCGCAGGCCAATCCTAGTGTTCCCGGCGATAAGGCTTTCCATCTCTACGAGACCTTCGGTCTGCCGCTCGACTTCATGACCGATGCGGCGCATGATGCGGGCATTCACTTCGATCTCGATGGCTTTGAAGCTGCGCGTGCGGAGGAGCAGGCGCGGGCTCGTGCCTCGTGGAAGGGTGGCGCGAAGCAGTCGGCGAGCCCGGTCTATCGCGAGCTGGCGAAGACCGACTTCGAGGGCTACAAGACGCTGCGCGTCGACGGGGCGGAAGTGCTGGCCATCGTGAAGGACGGCGTGGGCGTTCCGGTTGCGGCTGCGGGCGATGCGGTCGAAATTGTGCTGAACAACACAAGCTTTTATGCCGACTCGGGCGGACAGGTGGGCGACCGTGGATGGCTCTACTCGGACGATCACAACGCGGTCATCGCAGACGTGAGCGGCTGCACCAAGCCGGTGCAGGGTGTCTTCGCGCACAAGGCTGTGCTGCGCGCGCCGCTGGCGGTGGGCGCGAAGGTGGATACCGTTGTCGATGCCGACTTCCGCTATGCCACGCAGCGCAATCACACGGCGACGCATCTGCTGCATGCGGCGCTGCGCGAGGTACTGGGCAAGCATGTGAAGCAGGCCGGATCGCTCAACGATCCGACCCGTCTGCGCTTCGACTTCTCGCACTTTGCGCCGATTGCCGATGAGGAGCTGGCCGATGTCGAGAGCCTTATCAATAAGGAAGTGCTGGGCAACACGAAGGTCGACACCATTGTGGATGTGCCGATCGACGTGGCCGTGAACGAGTATCACGCCATGGCGCTCTTCGGCGAGAAGTACGGCGAGCGAGTGCGCGTGGTGAAGATCGGCGACTTCTCCACGGAATTATGTGGAGGCACGCATACCGGCGCGACGGGCGAGATCGGCGTGGTGAAGCTGATTGGCGAGGGCTCGGTGTCGTCGGGCGTGCGGCGTGTGGAGGCCGTCACCGGTCTGGGCGCGCTCGATGAGTTCCGCCGCGGATTTGCTGTTGCGCAACTGGCGTCGCAGTTTGCGCCTTCGGCGGAGCTGACTCCGGCCGAATCTCTGCGTGTGCGTCTTGCTTCGCAGGAGGACGAGCTGAAGAAGCTGCGCCGCGAGCTGGATGAGGCGCGGATGAAGTCGGCGGCGAGCTCGCTCTCGAATGCGACCGACTCGGCGGTCGAGGTGAAGGGCATCAAGGTGCTCTCGCAGCGCGTGGATGCGCTCGATCGCGGGCAGATGCGGACGCTCGTCGATAACCTGCGCAACAAGCTGGGCTCGGGCGTGGTGGTGCTTGGCTCGGCGGATGGCGAAGGCAAAGTGGCGATCATTGTCGGCGTAACCAAGGATCTGACGGCGAAGGTGCAGGCGGGCAAGGTAGTTGGCCAGGTGGCAAAGCTCGTCGGCGGCTCGGGCGGCGGACGCCCGGATATGGCCGAGGCCGGCGGTAAGGATGCTTCGCAGCTGGACGCGGCGCTCGCGAGTGCTGTGAAGGTGGTTGGCGAGCTGCTGGGGTAG
- a CDS encoding regulatory protein RecX: MPFGRVKKTEPLDAEALHEYAVKALGRRMRTVAELTRLLRGRVEEGALGQAKIDHVLKRLKEYGYLNDADFAATYTRLRQDNMALGQRRVRQDLTVKGVDKELISETLEAAYGEVNEEELARRHLERKRVKKPATDKDAARVMRLLVRAGFSTGVIFKILKSWDVEDEALAGLEPGFDHEL, encoded by the coding sequence ATGCCGTTTGGACGCGTAAAGAAGACCGAGCCGCTCGACGCCGAAGCGCTGCATGAGTATGCGGTGAAGGCGCTAGGGCGGCGGATGCGCACCGTGGCCGAGTTGACGCGTCTGCTGCGCGGGCGCGTGGAAGAAGGCGCGCTGGGGCAGGCGAAGATCGACCATGTGTTGAAGCGGTTGAAGGAGTATGGCTATCTGAACGATGCCGACTTCGCGGCGACCTACACGCGGCTGCGGCAGGACAACATGGCGCTGGGCCAGCGGCGCGTGCGGCAGGATCTTACCGTGAAGGGCGTGGACAAGGAGCTGATCTCGGAGACGCTCGAAGCCGCCTACGGTGAGGTGAACGAGGAAGAGCTGGCGCGCCGTCATCTGGAGCGCAAGCGCGTGAAAAAGCCTGCCACTGACAAGGATGCGGCGAGAGTGATGCGTCTGCTGGTGCGGGCCGGCTTCTCGACCGGCGTGATCTTCAAGATCCTCAAGAGCTGGGATGTGGAGGATGAGGCGCTGGCGGGCTTGGAGCCAGGGTTCGATCACGAGCTCTGA
- a CDS encoding type II toxin-antitoxin system VapC family toxin, whose translation MISPVLLDASVIVALFHQRDAYHAMCVRALEELDRPLVTCEPVIMESCHLLKRSVGAVDAVVANIESGSFEMPWRLVDAASAVRALMEKYRDIPASLADACLIQMADELDTGDILTLDSDFRSYRWRRHNPFHLLIDRV comes from the coding sequence TTGATCTCTCCGGTTTTGTTGGATGCCAGCGTCATTGTGGCTCTCTTCCATCAAAGAGATGCGTACCATGCGATGTGTGTCCGGGCACTCGAGGAGTTAGATCGACCGCTTGTGACATGTGAGCCCGTCATCATGGAGAGCTGTCATCTGCTGAAAAGATCGGTGGGCGCGGTCGATGCCGTGGTTGCAAATATCGAAAGCGGCTCATTTGAAATGCCATGGCGGCTTGTCGATGCAGCGAGTGCTGTACGCGCCTTGATGGAAAAGTATCGTGACATTCCGGCGTCGTTGGCGGATGCATGCCTCATACAGATGGCGGATGAGTTGGACACCGGCGATATTCTTACGCTCGACAGCGATTTCCGTTCTTACCGCTGGCGGCGTCACAATCCATTTCACCTGCTTATCGATAGAGTTTGA
- a CDS encoding ribbon-helix-helix protein, CopG family, whose protein sequence is MSYNKAMKSIVQARLDKDERADLDLLMQRTGSSASELIREGLRLVKKQHETYPRKKIIGIGQFDAGPSDLSTNKKYLEDLGR, encoded by the coding sequence GTGTCATACAATAAAGCGATGAAGAGCATCGTGCAGGCACGGCTGGATAAGGATGAGCGGGCGGATCTGGACCTGCTCATGCAGCGTACAGGCTCGAGTGCTTCGGAGCTGATCCGCGAGGGACTGCGGTTGGTGAAGAAGCAACATGAGACCTATCCGAGGAAGAAGATCATCGGGATAGGGCAGTTCGATGCCGGGCCAAGTGACCTTTCGACCAACAAGAAATACCTGGAAGACCTCGGGCGTTGA
- a CDS encoding alpha/beta hydrolase family protein has translation MRRWARLSVVSALGLFASCAWAQSAARRPMTFEDMMKMRRLGEIAVSPDGRWVMYSATDVSLAQNTKTSHLWMVPVAGGESHALLAWEAGESRGRFSPDGKQILFESTREGGQQIWLADFDGATGKIGEPHKLTSLSTETDGAMWSPDGKSILFTSAVYPECNDDSCNQQKDEASAESKVKAQVFTHLLYRHWDHFTGDKRSHLFLVSADGSALRDLTPGDGHDVPPFSMGGPDQYAFAPDGKEIAFEENLDPVAATSTNSDIFTLRLDDANAKPVKISTAAGGDHSPAYSPDGKSIAWRSQARAGYESDRFRLVVYDRASKKITEPLPDFDRWIDEFVWAPDSQKIYFAAGDLGEEPVFVTSLDGKQSSELTDEGTYGDLHVTPDGKTIVAARQTVRVPGDVVALETDRVRKAAAGMAHRRVTYASPTDLGMTQTFFMQKDVTHLNAVLLEALDLSKMEHYWFSSLGRVRVEGFILRPPGFDETKKYPVKMLIHGGPQGEWGDSWSYRWNAELFAANGYVVVMINPGGSVGYGQAFVDRVNRDWGGKPYLDLMNGMTAAEVKYPFIDKSRECALGASYGGFMADWILGHTDRFRCIVTHDGMFNPESAYGTTEELWFNEWEFGSTPWTNRAMYRRWSPMLSAPRMKTPTLVIHSQHDYRLDVSEGYQLFTTLQRMGVPSKMLYFPDESHWVTKPQNSQLWYKTVNDWVDQWTK, from the coding sequence ATGCGCCGTTGGGCGCGCCTCTCGGTAGTGAGTGCATTGGGACTGTTTGCCAGCTGCGCATGGGCGCAGAGCGCTGCGCGGCGTCCGATGACCTTCGAGGACATGATGAAGATGCGGCGGCTGGGTGAGATCGCCGTGTCGCCAGATGGCCGCTGGGTGATGTACTCGGCGACGGATGTGAGCCTCGCCCAGAACACGAAGACCTCGCATCTGTGGATGGTGCCGGTAGCGGGCGGCGAATCGCACGCGCTGCTGGCCTGGGAAGCGGGCGAGAGCCGTGGACGCTTCTCGCCGGACGGCAAGCAGATTCTCTTCGAGAGCACACGTGAAGGCGGCCAGCAGATCTGGCTGGCAGATTTCGACGGTGCGACGGGAAAGATCGGTGAGCCGCACAAGCTGACCTCGCTGAGCACGGAGACGGACGGCGCGATGTGGTCACCGGATGGCAAGTCCATCCTGTTTACCTCGGCGGTCTATCCGGAATGTAACGATGACAGTTGCAATCAGCAGAAGGATGAGGCCAGCGCCGAATCAAAGGTGAAGGCACAGGTCTTCACTCACCTGCTTTATCGGCACTGGGATCACTTTACGGGCGACAAGCGCAGCCATCTTTTTCTGGTGAGCGCCGATGGGAGCGCGCTGCGCGATCTGACGCCGGGTGACGGGCACGATGTGCCGCCGTTCTCAATGGGCGGCCCGGATCAATATGCCTTTGCGCCGGACGGCAAGGAGATCGCCTTCGAGGAGAATCTCGACCCAGTGGCGGCGACGAGCACGAACTCGGATATCTTCACGCTGCGGCTGGACGACGCGAACGCGAAGCCGGTGAAGATTTCAACCGCGGCAGGAGGCGATCATTCGCCTGCGTACTCGCCGGATGGGAAGTCGATTGCGTGGCGCTCGCAGGCGCGTGCGGGTTATGAGAGTGACCGCTTCCGGCTGGTGGTGTACGACCGCGCGTCGAAGAAGATTACAGAGCCCCTGCCTGACTTTGACCGTTGGATAGACGAGTTCGTGTGGGCTCCGGACTCGCAGAAGATTTATTTTGCCGCGGGGGACTTGGGCGAAGAGCCGGTGTTTGTGACTTCGCTCGACGGCAAGCAGAGCAGCGAATTGACGGATGAGGGTACCTACGGCGATCTGCATGTAACGCCGGATGGGAAGACGATCGTGGCTGCACGGCAGACGGTGCGCGTGCCGGGCGATGTGGTGGCGCTCGAGACGGACAGAGTAAGAAAAGCGGCGGCAGGAATGGCGCATCGCAGAGTGACGTATGCTTCTCCGACCGATCTGGGGATGACGCAGACCTTCTTCATGCAGAAGGATGTCACTCACTTGAACGCTGTTTTGCTCGAAGCATTAGACCTGTCGAAGATGGAGCACTACTGGTTCTCGTCCTTGGGTCGGGTGCGCGTGGAGGGCTTTATCCTCCGGCCGCCGGGCTTCGATGAAACGAAGAAGTATCCGGTGAAGATGCTGATCCATGGCGGACCGCAGGGCGAATGGGGCGACAGCTGGAGCTATCGCTGGAATGCGGAGCTGTTTGCGGCGAATGGCTATGTGGTGGTGATGATCAACCCGGGCGGGTCGGTCGGCTATGGGCAGGCGTTTGTGGATCGGGTGAACCGCGACTGGGGCGGCAAGCCGTATCTCGACCTGATGAACGGGATGACGGCGGCAGAGGTGAAGTATCCGTTTATCGACAAGAGCCGTGAGTGCGCGCTGGGCGCGAGCTACGGCGGCTTTATGGCGGACTGGATTCTTGGCCACACGGACCGCTTTCGCTGCATTGTGACGCACGACGGGATGTTCAATCCGGAGTCGGCGTATGGGACGACCGAAGAGCTGTGGTTCAACGAGTGGGAGTTCGGCAGCACGCCGTGGACGAATCGAGCGATGTATCGTCGCTGGTCGCCGATGCTTTCGGCGCCGCGCATGAAGACGCCGACACTGGTGATCCACTCGCAGCACGACTATCGACTGGATGTCTCGGAGGGTTATCAGCTCTTCACCACGCTGCAGAGGATGGGTGTGCCGTCGAAGATGCTGTACTTTCCGGACGAGAGCCACTGGGTGACGAAGCCGCAGAATTCGCAGCTCTGGTACAAGACGGTGAATGACTGGGTGGATCAGTGGACGAAGTAA
- a CDS encoding sensor histidine kinase gives MMDDYQVPTLILLWLLVAVFAVLNVQRRNWRRRLWLAGWLLIATQMLLEVLGPAGGWSKAAYRSCGALGMLMFLGSMAVPFFGKRQRISWVAMFAMPSLLYVVLTSVAGGAGPFLRGVEFAAVVATAAVSVAWSRRPVHMPRWGTMSWASAVSVVCLCYAALNQPSMVIHAAQAGIGIWTAVLVVAIYRRPSPGVIFTAAGFVIWQVVPLLEGIMPLSPGVWLPVHRFSNLVCVVTAIGTIALVLEEETRENSAGQRRDRRARLEMERYARLNFPAEPHQDFGMHYRAVVEAVVEASRFSLAAILLRQVPGRVRLAAVAGASPEQGRALERLAAGISEEQLISAWMEMRKQATQPVHGRSLELCPWIAPSDKVHFTDNEPLRTVVISTREGDLQGVLAVGTRKEQDDPLMPEDLMALQLLAARLASARESAALQRRVTQSERLAGIGRLAGGIAHELNNPLTVVMGYAELLEETSTEEKTRRYAGVIRSESQRMRQVIDGLARFWRPSPSPVAALDLEWVLRGLETELRPECEGQGVHFEVCAAADLPPASANPERLAQVLKQLVANASRAAAGEGGKPWVRMEAGQGEEHLRIVVSNSGPGFPEPERLFDPFFTLKPKNEGAGMALSLCYSMIRELGGDMSAYNLQPHGAAVIVELPVALPEPREKDASAGMIHGE, from the coding sequence ATGATGGATGACTACCAGGTTCCAACTCTGATCCTGCTCTGGCTGCTTGTCGCGGTATTTGCCGTGCTGAATGTGCAGCGCAGGAACTGGCGCCGCCGGCTCTGGCTGGCGGGATGGCTGCTGATTGCTACGCAGATGCTGCTGGAGGTACTGGGACCGGCTGGAGGGTGGTCAAAGGCTGCATACCGAAGCTGCGGAGCGCTGGGGATGCTGATGTTCCTGGGATCGATGGCCGTGCCGTTTTTCGGCAAGCGGCAGCGGATCTCCTGGGTGGCGATGTTTGCCATGCCGTCGCTGCTGTATGTGGTGCTGACGTCGGTAGCGGGCGGGGCAGGGCCTTTCTTACGCGGTGTGGAGTTTGCCGCGGTGGTGGCGACCGCGGCGGTCTCTGTGGCATGGAGCAGGCGCCCCGTGCATATGCCCCGCTGGGGAACGATGTCCTGGGCATCGGCGGTGTCCGTGGTATGCCTGTGCTATGCGGCTCTGAACCAGCCTTCCATGGTGATTCATGCTGCACAGGCAGGAATCGGAATCTGGACGGCAGTCCTGGTGGTGGCGATCTACCGGCGGCCCTCGCCGGGAGTCATCTTCACGGCGGCGGGATTTGTGATCTGGCAGGTGGTGCCGCTGCTGGAAGGGATCATGCCGCTTTCTCCCGGCGTGTGGCTGCCGGTGCACCGGTTTTCGAACCTCGTATGCGTGGTGACGGCGATAGGGACCATTGCGCTGGTGCTTGAGGAGGAGACGCGGGAAAACTCGGCGGGACAGCGCCGGGACCGGCGTGCGCGGCTGGAGATGGAGCGCTATGCCAGGTTGAATTTTCCGGCCGAGCCTCATCAGGACTTCGGGATGCACTACCGGGCGGTCGTGGAGGCAGTGGTCGAGGCAAGCCGGTTTTCGCTGGCGGCGATCCTGCTTCGGCAGGTGCCAGGACGCGTGCGTCTGGCGGCTGTGGCCGGTGCAAGCCCGGAGCAGGGAAGAGCTCTGGAGCGGCTGGCAGCGGGGATCAGCGAAGAACAGCTGATCTCGGCGTGGATGGAGATGCGAAAGCAGGCTACGCAGCCGGTCCATGGCAGGTCTCTTGAGTTGTGCCCCTGGATTGCGCCGTCCGACAAAGTGCATTTCACGGACAATGAGCCGCTGCGGACGGTTGTGATCAGTACGCGCGAGGGGGATCTGCAAGGGGTGCTGGCGGTCGGGACGCGGAAGGAGCAGGACGATCCGCTGATGCCTGAGGACTTGATGGCGCTGCAACTCCTGGCTGCGCGGCTGGCGTCGGCGCGCGAGAGTGCTGCGTTGCAGCGGAGAGTGACGCAGTCGGAGCGGCTGGCCGGGATTGGGCGGCTGGCAGGAGGCATTGCGCACGAGCTCAATAATCCTCTAACCGTGGTGATGGGGTATGCGGAGCTGCTGGAGGAGACCTCGACCGAGGAGAAGACCCGGCGCTACGCGGGAGTAATCCGGAGCGAGTCGCAGCGAATGCGGCAGGTGATCGATGGGCTGGCACGTTTCTGGAGACCCTCGCCCAGCCCGGTGGCCGCGCTGGATCTGGAATGGGTGCTGCGAGGGCTCGAGACGGAGCTGCGTCCGGAGTGTGAGGGGCAGGGAGTTCACTTCGAGGTGTGCGCGGCGGCGGATCTGCCGCCGGCGAGCGCCAATCCGGAGCGGCTGGCGCAGGTGCTGAAGCAGCTGGTGGCGAATGCTTCGCGGGCCGCGGCCGGTGAGGGCGGGAAGCCGTGGGTGCGGATGGAAGCCGGACAGGGCGAGGAGCATCTGCGCATCGTGGTCTCGAACAGCGGACCGGGGTTTCCGGAGCCGGAGCGGTTGTTCGATCCGTTTTTTACGCTGAAGCCGAAGAACGAGGGCGCGGGCATGGCATTGAGCCTGTGCTACTCGATGATCCGGGAGCTGGGCGGAGATATGAGCGCCTACAATTTACAGCCGCACGGGGCTGCGGTGATTGTGGAGCTGCCGGTGGCTCTGCCTGAACCGAGGGAGAAAGACGCTTCTGCGGGGATGATCCACGGCGAATAA
- a CDS encoding VOC family protein, whose protein sequence is MNKLAPFLWFNDNAENAAEFYLGIFPHARKLDEVRSKGVGPWPAGKTATVTIELEGQEMVFLNGGPAYQLNPAISFFVRCDSQQEIDHYWDKLIEGGKPMACGWLTDRFGLCWQIVPRNIGELIKHPKAMEAMMTMIKLDLPRLEAAAREG, encoded by the coding sequence ATGAATAAACTCGCGCCCTTTCTCTGGTTCAACGACAACGCCGAAAATGCAGCCGAGTTCTACCTGGGCATCTTCCCGCATGCACGCAAACTCGACGAGGTGCGATCGAAAGGCGTCGGCCCATGGCCTGCCGGCAAAACGGCCACAGTCACCATCGAGCTCGAAGGCCAGGAGATGGTTTTTCTCAACGGCGGCCCCGCCTATCAACTCAACCCGGCCATCTCGTTCTTCGTCCGTTGCGATTCTCAGCAGGAGATCGATCATTACTGGGACAAGCTGATCGAAGGGGGAAAGCCCATGGCCTGCGGATGGCTCACCGACCGCTTCGGTCTGTGCTGGCAGATCGTACCCCGCAATATCGGCGAACTGATCAAGCATCCCAAAGCCATGGAAGCGATGATGACGATGATCAAGCTGGACCTGCCCAGACTCGAAGCCGCCGCCCGCGAAGGCTGA
- a CDS encoding TetR/AcrR family transcriptional regulator has protein sequence MTQKTARGAAKKAAKKPSTKMTAEESLRKPRADAQRNRERILAVAKEAFARSGAEPSMDEVARLAEVGPGTLYRNFPSRDALIEALYRVEVEKLAASARELSARLKPGDALREWLWLLVDYMGAKRLYMPALQTMVCGTADVFAVSGAALSGAIELLGTRAIAAGVIRADVAPMDLMLALFGVAYGGPKEDWQERARRMVHVLLVGAKP, from the coding sequence TTGACCCAAAAAACTGCCCGCGGGGCGGCGAAGAAGGCCGCGAAAAAGCCAAGTACGAAGATGACGGCGGAAGAGTCTCTCCGGAAACCGAGAGCCGATGCGCAGCGCAACCGGGAACGGATTCTTGCCGTGGCCAAGGAGGCCTTTGCGCGGTCGGGCGCAGAGCCGAGCATGGATGAGGTTGCGCGGCTGGCGGAGGTTGGGCCGGGAACGCTGTATCGGAATTTTCCTTCGCGGGATGCGCTGATCGAGGCGCTCTACCGGGTGGAAGTGGAAAAGCTGGCGGCCTCGGCGCGGGAGCTCTCGGCGAGGCTCAAGCCGGGAGATGCGCTGCGGGAGTGGCTGTGGCTGCTGGTGGATTACATGGGCGCCAAGCGCCTGTATATGCCGGCGCTGCAGACGATGGTGTGCGGCACGGCGGATGTGTTCGCCGTATCGGGCGCGGCGCTGAGCGGAGCGATTGAGCTGCTGGGGACGCGGGCGATTGCGGCCGGAGTGATCCGGGCCGACGTGGCGCCCATGGACCTGATGCTGGCGCTGTTCGGCGTGGCCTATGGCGGTCCGAAGGAAGACTGGCAGGAACGGGCGCGGCGCATGGTGCATGTGTTGCTGGTGGGGGCTAAGCCTTAA
- a CDS encoding SDR family NAD(P)-dependent oxidoreductase → MSTVPQTFGYNSTTEDVLKGVSLKGKRILVTGVSAGLGIETARALAAHGAHVIGTVRDLAKAERTTAGIREAAAASGGGFELLELDLASLASVRAAADKFLAKGEPLDIIIANAGVMATPLSYTVDGFETQFGTNHLGHFVFINRIAPLLRDGGRLVNLSSSGHRFSDVNLDDPGFKHTEYQPFVGYGRSKTANILFAVAFDKRHRARGIRATAVHPGGIQTELARHMDPGAIPAMIDQINQQLAAEGKGPFQWKTVPQGAATSIWAAVVAPAEEVGARFCENCHVSHVVPDSQPLGMMNEGVRAYALDEANAEALWKKSEELVGETF, encoded by the coding sequence ATGTCGACCGTTCCGCAAACATTCGGCTACAACTCCACCACCGAGGACGTCCTCAAGGGCGTCTCTCTCAAGGGTAAGCGAATTCTGGTCACCGGCGTCTCGGCCGGCCTCGGCATTGAAACCGCCCGCGCCCTCGCCGCGCACGGCGCGCATGTCATTGGCACCGTCCGCGATCTCGCCAAGGCCGAGCGCACCACCGCCGGAATCCGCGAAGCCGCAGCAGCCTCGGGCGGCGGATTCGAGCTCCTGGAGCTCGATCTCGCCAGCCTCGCCAGCGTCCGCGCCGCAGCCGATAAGTTTCTCGCCAAAGGTGAGCCCCTCGACATCATCATTGCCAACGCCGGTGTCATGGCCACGCCTCTCAGCTACACCGTCGATGGCTTCGAGACGCAGTTCGGAACCAACCACCTCGGCCACTTCGTCTTCATCAACCGCATCGCGCCGCTGCTGCGTGACGGCGGAAGGCTCGTCAATCTCTCCTCCTCGGGGCATCGCTTCTCCGACGTGAATCTTGACGACCCGGGCTTCAAGCACACCGAATACCAGCCCTTCGTCGGCTATGGGCGCTCGAAGACCGCGAATATTCTCTTCGCCGTCGCCTTCGACAAGCGCCATCGCGCCCGCGGCATCCGCGCCACGGCGGTCCATCCCGGCGGCATCCAGACCGAGCTTGCCCGCCACATGGACCCCGGCGCCATCCCTGCCATGATCGACCAGATCAACCAGCAGCTCGCCGCTGAAGGCAAAGGTCCCTTCCAGTGGAAGACCGTTCCCCAAGGTGCTGCGACCTCCATCTGGGCCGCAGTCGTCGCCCCGGCCGAGGAAGTCGGTGCGCGCTTCTGCGAAAACTGCCACGTCAGCCACGTGGTTCCCGACAGCCAGCCCCTGGGCATGATGAACGAAGGCGTCCGCGCCTACGCCCTCGACGAAGCCAACGCCGAAGCCCTCTGGAAGAAGAGCGAAGAGCTCGTCGGAGAAACCTTCTAA